Proteins from a single region of Flavobacterium sp. YJ01:
- a CDS encoding TonB-dependent receptor — MRKFLLILFAFIYNQLLFAQDTNEKLSIELKNADLMTVIQTIEKSSSYRFYFDSEWIKANKNLYTASYKEASIDEILSKIFTNTNLNFLVLNKKVILTNSSSIHNKLPANYFPETNDPANQISRRAQNPVFYQQYDSLNSVSTKKNNSIIFIGKEADVTEKKTSNLSGYIRNAATNKPESNVNIKIRNKNISTVTDSEGHYSMQVPLGINVLEIKSINYKKKTQTVMVYNDGTVDFEIHEDSNQLDEVVIKKRGKRITETVVSGLVSIDIEAVKNVPLILGERDLFKIATTFPGIKTTGEGSAGFNVRGGKEDQNLILLNNAVLYNPQHFLGFFSAINPYVTKKADIYKGSIPVDFGGRLSSVFDISSKNGNAEKVSGEGAIGPITTNITVGLPIQKNKSSILAGVRATYSDWILKSLDDEDLKNSEAGFYDVFLKYNNTINKNNAIEATAYYSKDRFRISSDSLYKYSNRLVSAKWDHTYDKKNKSSLIFTNSEYKFNIDYDTRGENAFDFGYKINETQLMMKFNYAYNEKHNINYGLSSKLYNVSPGYLNPKNPASLLVPINIDKEKGLESAIFIADNFKLNDKLEIDFGLRYSFYAALGEANQRIYEDDAPLNDATLIETKHYGNYEVIKTYGGIEPRISARYFFTKDFSIKASYDQTRQYIHLLSNNTTQSPTDTWTLSNTNVKPQSGRQYSLGLYKNVLDDEIELSLEGYYKTSKNIMDYKVGANLLLNEAIETQLLQGDGKAYGVEFLLKKQVGRLNGWIGYTYSRTLIKLDSKFDSERINNGDFFPANFDKPHDLSTVLNYKFTKRYSLSTNFMYQTGRPITYPIGTFQYGNAEYTLYSDRNKYRIPDYIRLDIGINIEGNHKIKKLAHSFWNISVYNVLGRNNPYSIYFATEGGQVKAYKTSIFSIPVPSITYNFKF; from the coding sequence ATGAGAAAATTTCTACTTATTCTATTTGCCTTTATTTATAATCAACTCCTTTTTGCTCAAGATACAAATGAAAAATTATCAATTGAATTGAAAAATGCAGACTTGATGACTGTAATTCAAACTATTGAAAAATCATCATCTTATCGCTTTTATTTTGATTCAGAGTGGATTAAAGCAAACAAAAATTTATATACTGCCAGTTATAAAGAGGCCTCTATTGATGAAATTTTAAGCAAAATATTTACCAATACAAACCTTAATTTTTTAGTTCTTAACAAGAAAGTAATTTTAACAAACAGTAGCAGTATTCACAATAAATTACCTGCAAATTATTTTCCAGAAACCAATGATCCCGCTAACCAGATTAGCAGAAGAGCTCAAAATCCTGTATTTTACCAACAGTATGATTCTTTAAACAGTGTTAGCACTAAGAAAAACAACAGCATTATATTTATCGGTAAGGAAGCAGATGTGACAGAAAAGAAAACCAGTAATCTTTCTGGATATATTAGAAACGCAGCGACAAATAAACCTGAGTCTAATGTAAACATCAAAATACGCAACAAAAACATCAGCACTGTTACCGACAGCGAAGGTCATTACAGTATGCAAGTGCCACTTGGAATTAATGTGTTAGAAATAAAATCAATTAATTACAAGAAGAAAACTCAAACTGTAATGGTTTATAATGACGGAACTGTTGATTTTGAGATACATGAAGACAGCAATCAGTTAGACGAAGTTGTCATAAAAAAGAGAGGAAAGAGAATTACCGAAACCGTTGTTTCAGGTTTAGTTTCGATTGATATTGAAGCAGTAAAAAACGTCCCTTTAATTCTTGGAGAACGAGATCTTTTTAAAATTGCAACTACTTTTCCTGGCATCAAAACTACGGGAGAAGGTTCTGCAGGATTTAATGTTCGAGGTGGTAAAGAAGATCAGAACTTGATTCTTTTAAACAATGCTGTACTTTACAATCCGCAACATTTCTTAGGTTTTTTTTCTGCGATAAATCCTTATGTGACAAAAAAAGCAGATATCTATAAAGGAAGCATTCCAGTAGATTTCGGAGGGCGTTTGTCTTCTGTTTTCGATATTAGTTCAAAAAATGGTAATGCAGAAAAAGTTTCTGGAGAAGGTGCAATTGGACCTATAACTACTAATATTACTGTCGGACTGCCAATTCAAAAAAACAAATCGAGTATTCTTGCCGGAGTGCGAGCAACTTATTCTGACTGGATTTTAAAATCTTTAGACGATGAAGATTTAAAAAATAGTGAAGCCGGATTTTACGATGTTTTCTTAAAATATAACAACACTATAAACAAAAACAATGCTATAGAAGCAACTGCTTATTATAGTAAAGATCGTTTTAGAATAAGTTCAGATTCTTTATACAAATACAGCAACCGACTTGTTTCGGCCAAATGGGATCATACTTATGACAAAAAAAATAAATCGTCTTTAATCTTCACCAATAGCGAATACAAATTCAATATCGACTATGATACTCGTGGAGAAAACGCATTTGATTTTGGATATAAAATCAATGAAACGCAACTGATGATGAAATTCAATTATGCTTATAATGAAAAACATAACATCAACTACGGTTTATCAAGTAAATTGTATAACGTAAGTCCGGGCTATCTAAATCCTAAAAATCCAGCATCATTATTAGTTCCAATTAATATTGACAAAGAAAAAGGATTAGAATCGGCTATTTTTATAGCAGACAACTTTAAATTAAATGATAAACTAGAAATTGATTTTGGATTACGTTATTCTTTTTATGCTGCTTTAGGAGAAGCCAATCAGCGTATTTACGAAGACGATGCTCCATTAAATGATGCAACTTTAATTGAAACAAAACATTACGGAAATTACGAAGTAATAAAAACTTACGGCGGTATAGAGCCTCGTATTTCTGCTCGTTATTTTTTCACAAAAGACTTTTCTATAAAAGCAAGTTACGATCAGACAAGACAATACATTCATCTTTTATCCAACAACACTACGCAATCGCCAACAGATACTTGGACATTATCGAATACAAATGTAAAACCTCAAAGTGGTAGACAATATTCGCTTGGTTTATATAAAAATGTATTAGACGATGAAATTGAACTTAGCTTAGAAGGATATTACAAAACTTCTAAAAATATAATGGATTATAAAGTTGGAGCAAATTTATTATTGAATGAAGCTATAGAAACGCAACTTTTACAAGGAGATGGAAAAGCTTATGGTGTAGAATTTTTACTAAAAAAACAAGTTGGAAGATTGAATGGTTGGATTGGTTATACTTATTCTAGAACACTTATAAAATTGGATAGTAAGTTTGATTCTGAAAGAATAAATAATGGTGACTTTTTTCCAGCAAATTTTGACAAACCGCATGATTTAAGCACTGTTTTAAATTATAAATTTACAAAGCGTTATAGTTTGTCTACCAATTTTATGTACCAAACAGGAAGACCAATTACATATCCAATTGGAACTTTCCAATATGGAAACGCAGAATATACTCTATATAGCGACAGAAATAAATATAGAATTCCAGATTACATTCGTCTAGATATCGGAATTAATATTGAAGGAAATCATAAAATAAAAAAACTAGCACATAGTTTCTGGAACATATCCGTTTACAATGTGTTAGGCAGAAACAATCCGTACTCAATTTACTTTGCAACAGAAGGAGGACAAGTAAAAGCATACAAAACATCTATTTTCTCAATTCCGGTTCCAAGTATAACTTATAATTTTAAATTTTAA
- a CDS encoding DUF4249 domain-containing protein: MYHKAINIKHSSKIILLLLLSLLINSCTEAYNLQTNTYEEAIVIEATLTNELKKQEIKITKTARFEDEGPTTETGATVIVKDNLNNEYAFTEQSGVYVSQSEFEVISGRQYRLEIKTKDGKVYESSSETLTTATPIADIIPTAVTKEKEGLGVQINVNSYDPTGTSKYYRYEYEETYKIVAPKWSSERAVVTGPQRITVEEDNDPNKKVCYATKKSTDIIITNTNNLAEDRVNFPVRFIREDDYIIAQRYSILVKQYVENQEAYTFHKILREMSTSSSALSPKQPGVISGNIRCTSNVDVKVIGYFDVATVSSKRIFFNYTDLFPPTNTPAYLNPCENVSFRFCFQSNANPPCDGPLLISAIQNNALTYVAGAGSATYTMVDAACGDCTTFASNIIPSFWKD; encoded by the coding sequence ATGTATCATAAAGCTATAAATATCAAACACTCAAGTAAAATTATTCTTTTACTTCTATTAAGCTTATTGATTAATAGTTGTACAGAAGCTTATAATTTACAAACCAATACATACGAAGAAGCAATTGTTATTGAAGCAACTTTAACAAACGAACTTAAAAAACAAGAAATTAAGATTACTAAAACTGCACGATTCGAAGACGAAGGGCCAACTACAGAAACTGGCGCAACGGTTATTGTAAAAGACAATCTTAATAACGAGTATGCTTTTACAGAACAATCTGGCGTATATGTTTCACAATCAGAATTCGAAGTTATTTCTGGAAGACAATATCGTTTGGAAATAAAAACCAAAGACGGAAAAGTTTACGAATCGTCTAGCGAAACCTTAACTACAGCAACTCCTATTGCAGATATTATTCCTACAGCTGTTACAAAAGAAAAAGAAGGATTGGGCGTTCAAATTAATGTAAATAGTTATGATCCAACGGGAACTTCAAAATATTACAGATACGAATATGAAGAAACTTATAAAATCGTAGCCCCAAAATGGTCTTCTGAAAGAGCTGTCGTTACTGGACCTCAAAGAATAACAGTTGAGGAAGACAATGATCCGAACAAAAAAGTTTGTTATGCAACAAAAAAGTCAACAGACATAATCATTACAAATACAAACAATTTAGCCGAAGACCGTGTAAATTTTCCTGTTCGCTTTATTAGAGAAGATGATTACATTATTGCACAGAGATATAGCATTTTGGTAAAACAATATGTAGAAAATCAGGAAGCTTACACTTTTCATAAAATCTTAAGAGAAATGTCGACTTCTTCTAGTGCATTGTCTCCAAAACAGCCAGGTGTTATTTCTGGAAATATTAGATGTACCAGTAATGTTGACGTAAAAGTTATAGGATATTTTGATGTGGCAACAGTTTCGTCTAAAAGAATCTTTTTTAATTACACCGATTTATTTCCTCCAACCAATACTCCGGCTTATTTGAATCCTTGCGAAAATGTTTCATTTAGATTCTGTTTTCAATCTAATGCAAATCCTCCTTGCGATGGACCTCTTTTAATTTCTGCTATACAAAACAACGCCCTTACCTATGTGGCCGGCGCGGGATCAGCAACCTATACAATGGTAGATGCTGCTTGCGGAGATTGTACAACATTTGCGTCTAACATAATACCTTCATTTTGGAAAGATTAA
- a CDS encoding sigma-70 family RNA polymerase sigma factor has protein sequence MRQLKITKQVTNRETASLDKYLQEIGKVDLITADEEVELAQRIKAGDQRALEKLTKANLRFVVSVAKQYQNQGLTLPDLINEGNLGLIKAAQRFDETRGFKFISYAVWWIRQSILQALAEQSRIVRLPLNKIGSINKINKMYALLEQSNERPPSAEEIAKELDMTVNDVKESMKNSGRHLSMDAPLVEGEDSNLYDVLRSGESPNPDRELIHESLRTEIERSLETLTPREADVVRLYFGLGDQHPMTLEEIGETFDLTRERVRQIKEKAIRRLKHTSRSKILKTYLG, from the coding sequence ATGAGACAACTTAAAATCACCAAGCAGGTAACTAATCGTGAAACTGCATCGTTAGATAAATATCTACAAGAAATTGGAAAAGTTGACCTAATTACCGCTGATGAAGAGGTAGAATTAGCACAAAGAATAAAGGCTGGTGATCAAAGAGCTTTAGAAAAACTAACAAAAGCCAACCTACGTTTCGTAGTATCTGTGGCTAAACAATATCAAAATCAAGGATTAACTCTTCCGGATTTAATTAATGAAGGAAACTTAGGTTTAATTAAAGCGGCACAACGTTTTGATGAAACTCGTGGTTTTAAATTCATTTCTTACGCTGTATGGTGGATTCGTCAATCGATTCTTCAAGCTTTGGCTGAACAATCTCGTATTGTACGTTTACCATTAAACAAAATTGGTTCTATCAATAAAATCAACAAAATGTACGCTTTATTAGAGCAATCTAACGAGCGTCCGCCTTCTGCTGAGGAAATTGCAAAAGAACTTGACATGACTGTAAACGACGTAAAAGAGTCTATGAAAAACTCTGGACGTCACCTATCTATGGATGCACCTCTTGTTGAAGGAGAAGATTCTAACCTTTATGACGTATTACGTTCTGGAGAATCTCCAAATCCTGATAGAGAATTAATTCACGAATCTCTTCGTACTGAAATCGAGCGTTCTTTAGAAACATTAACTCCAAGAGAGGCAGATGTAGTACGTTTGTATTTTGGTCTTGGCGATCAGCACCCAATGACTCTTGAAGAAATTGGAGAAACTTTCGACCTAACTCGTGAGCGTGTTCGTCAGATTAAAGAAAAAGCAATCCGTAGATTGAAACACACTTCTAGAAGTAAAATCCTTAAAACTTATTTAGGATAA
- the rpe gene encoding ribulose-phosphate 3-epimerase, translating to MKNTFIAPSVLAADFANLQRDVEMINNSQADWFHIDIMDGVFVPNISFGMPVLEAISKHAKKYIDVHLMIIDPDRYIKTFADLGANGLTVHYEACTHLHRTLQAIKAEGMKAGVAMNPHTNVDLLEDVINDIDVVCIMSVNPGFGGQSFIENTYDKVKKLKALITRKNASTLIEIDGGVTSKNAKQLVEAGADVLVAGSFVFRAENPTETIADLKVLTTF from the coding sequence ATGAAAAACACATTTATAGCTCCTTCAGTTCTTGCAGCAGATTTTGCCAATTTACAACGCGATGTCGAAATGATTAACAACAGTCAAGCTGATTGGTTTCATATCGATATTATGGATGGAGTTTTTGTACCTAACATCTCTTTTGGAATGCCTGTTTTAGAAGCAATTTCAAAACACGCAAAAAAATATATCGATGTACATTTAATGATTATTGATCCAGATCGATATATTAAAACTTTTGCAGATTTAGGAGCAAATGGATTAACTGTGCATTATGAAGCTTGTACACATTTACACAGAACACTTCAAGCAATAAAAGCAGAAGGAATGAAAGCCGGAGTAGCAATGAATCCGCATACAAATGTTGATTTATTAGAAGATGTTATAAACGATATCGACGTGGTTTGCATCATGAGCGTCAATCCTGGATTTGGCGGACAATCATTTATTGAAAACACTTACGACAAAGTCAAAAAACTAAAAGCATTAATTACACGTAAAAATGCGTCAACATTAATTGAAATTGACGGCGGCGTAACAAGCAAAAATGCCAAACAACTAGTAGAAGCTGGTGCAGATGTTTTAGTTGCTGGAAGCTTTGTTTTTAGAGCTGAAAATCCAACAGAAACTATTGCAGATTTAAAAGTCCTTACTACTTTTTAA
- a CDS encoding DNA/RNA non-specific endonuclease, whose protein sequence is MKVCFSLILLSFALTSCKKEIVKSDEDITKGEVVSFKGNTSANDSLYTVAYLPTSTTKQIVKHKYYTLSYNEKFEQAEWVAYELKKEYLKNNDFKRPYFIEDPKVTTGSADWRNYKKSGYDKGHLCPAGDMEFSKEAYNDTFYTSNISPQKKEFNAGIWNRIEQKTRYWAGKYNDIYVVTGGIAKDSDKKIGTEEVAVPKYFYKIVLAKSGKEHKAIAFLVPNEKSDKSIYDFVVPIETLEKMTGIDFFPNLKNLKSSKDF, encoded by the coding sequence ATGAAAGTTTGTTTTAGTCTGATATTGTTGAGCTTTGCATTAACGTCTTGTAAAAAAGAAATCGTAAAAAGTGATGAAGATATTACCAAAGGAGAAGTTGTTTCGTTTAAAGGAAATACGAGTGCGAACGATTCTTTGTATACGGTTGCTTATCTTCCAACTTCTACCACAAAACAAATTGTGAAACATAAATATTATACGCTTTCATATAATGAAAAATTCGAACAAGCCGAATGGGTTGCATACGAATTGAAAAAGGAATATTTGAAAAACAACGATTTTAAAAGGCCTTATTTTATAGAAGATCCAAAAGTAACTACAGGTTCTGCTGATTGGAGAAATTATAAAAAATCAGGTTATGATAAAGGTCATCTTTGTCCTGCTGGAGATATGGAATTTAGTAAAGAGGCTTATAATGATACTTTTTACACTTCGAATATTTCTCCTCAGAAAAAAGAATTTAATGCTGGAATCTGGAATAGGATAGAGCAGAAGACACGTTATTGGGCTGGAAAATATAATGACATTTACGTTGTAACAGGTGGAATTGCAAAAGATTCAGATAAAAAAATAGGAACAGAAGAAGTCGCTGTTCCTAAATATTTTTATAAAATTGTTTTGGCAAAATCTGGAAAAGAGCACAAGGCAATTGCATTTTTGGTTCCAAATGAGAAAAGCGACAAATCTATTTACGATTTTGTAGTTCCGATTGAGACTTTAGAAAAAATGACTGGAATTGATTTCTTTCCGAATCTTAAAAATTTAAAAAGTAGTAAGGACTTTTAA
- a CDS encoding carboxy terminal-processing peptidase, whose amino-acid sequence MNAIIKFMKRNYKIIIAVLCLSLTLFAFKMNADRTIDPDPNRDKTLLELLAFVIEKGHYSPAEINDEFSKGIFKDYIDALDPSKRFFLQSDIDEFKQYELMLDDQFLNKDITFFNLTYTRLMKRMEESKKRYKTILAQPFNYNVDETFNADYENIPYAKNLAEINERWRKQIKLSTLSSLVTKQKIEEEKKKKDPGYKEKTFDALEKETRESSLKSLDDNFSVIKDLNREYWFSVYLNSIMARFDPHTSYFAPEEKDRFDVNISGKLEGIGARLTKKNDFTQIDELISGGPAWKGKQLEAGDLILKVAQGNEEPVDVVGMRLDDVVKKIKGHKGTEVKLTVKKVDGSIKVISIIRDVVEIEETYAKSSIVEKNGLKYGVIYLPKFYIDFENKDGRDAGKDIALEVERLKKENVNGIVLDVRDDGGGSLSTVVDIAGLFIEEGPIVQVKSAGKKKEVLYDKDKKIEWDGPLVIMVNSFSASASEILAAAIQDYKRGIIIGSKQTYGKGTVQNVLDLNQFVRNANYGDLGALKITGQKFYRINGGSTQLEGVHSDVVMPDRYAYLKMGERDIDNAMPWDKIDPADYTTWTSSENFNKAILNSKNRIAQNAQFKLIEDNAKWIDVKNKENTYSLNIKSFKETQEQVENEGKKYKPISDYKNSLIFKSLPYEDAETANDAALKEKRDAWHQALSKDVYVEEALNVLDDLQTKGLVKNNVVSPKMKKDKLVKS is encoded by the coding sequence ATGAATGCTATTATAAAGTTTATGAAAAGAAATTATAAGATAATTATAGCCGTGTTGTGCTTGTCGCTGACATTATTCGCTTTTAAGATGAATGCCGATAGGACAATTGATCCGGATCCGAACAGAGATAAAACACTTTTAGAATTATTAGCATTTGTTATTGAAAAAGGACACTACAGTCCAGCAGAAATAAATGATGAATTTTCGAAAGGTATTTTTAAAGACTATATTGATGCGTTAGATCCTTCAAAAAGATTCTTTCTTCAATCTGATATTGACGAATTTAAGCAATATGAATTAATGCTTGACGATCAATTTTTGAATAAAGATATCACTTTCTTCAATCTTACTTATACAAGGTTGATGAAACGTATGGAAGAAAGCAAAAAACGTTATAAAACAATTTTGGCTCAGCCTTTTAATTATAATGTTGATGAGACTTTTAACGCTGATTACGAGAACATTCCATATGCAAAAAACTTAGCGGAAATTAATGAAAGATGGAGAAAACAAATTAAATTGTCGACTCTTTCTTCATTGGTGACAAAACAAAAAATTGAAGAGGAAAAGAAGAAAAAAGATCCTGGATACAAAGAGAAAACTTTTGATGCTTTAGAAAAAGAAACACGCGAGAGTTCTTTAAAATCTTTAGATGACAACTTCAGTGTTATTAAAGATTTAAATAGAGAATATTGGTTTTCTGTGTATTTGAATTCAATTATGGCTCGTTTTGATCCACATACAAGCTATTTTGCTCCTGAAGAAAAAGATCGTTTTGATGTAAATATCAGTGGTAAATTGGAAGGTATTGGAGCTCGTTTGACTAAGAAAAATGATTTCACTCAAATTGATGAATTGATTTCTGGAGGTCCTGCTTGGAAAGGAAAACAACTAGAAGCTGGAGATTTAATCTTGAAAGTTGCTCAAGGAAATGAGGAGCCAGTTGATGTTGTTGGAATGCGTCTGGATGATGTTGTAAAGAAAATTAAAGGTCATAAAGGAACAGAAGTTAAACTGACAGTTAAAAAAGTTGACGGTTCTATCAAAGTAATTTCTATTATTCGTGATGTTGTGGAAATTGAAGAAACGTATGCTAAATCTAGTATTGTAGAGAAAAACGGTTTAAAATATGGTGTAATTTATCTTCCTAAATTCTATATCGATTTTGAAAATAAAGACGGACGTGATGCAGGAAAAGATATTGCGCTTGAAGTAGAAAGATTGAAAAAAGAAAACGTTAACGGAATTGTTTTGGACGTTCGTGATGACGGTGGAGGATCTCTTTCTACAGTAGTTGATATTGCTGGTTTATTTATCGAAGAAGGACCAATTGTACAGGTAAAATCTGCAGGTAAAAAGAAAGAAGTTTTATACGATAAAGATAAAAAAATCGAATGGGATGGTCCGTTAGTAATTATGGTAAACAGTTTCTCTGCTTCGGCATCTGAAATTTTAGCTGCTGCAATTCAAGATTATAAACGTGGAATTATTATCGGAAGTAAACAAACTTACGGTAAAGGAACTGTTCAAAACGTATTAGATTTAAATCAGTTTGTACGAAATGCAAACTATGGAGATCTTGGAGCTTTGAAAATTACAGGTCAAAAATTCTACAGAATTAATGGAGGTTCAACTCAATTAGAAGGTGTTCATAGTGATGTGGTAATGCCAGATCGTTACGCTTACCTAAAAATGGGAGAAAGAGATATTGATAATGCAATGCCTTGGGATAAAATTGATCCAGCAGATTACACAACTTGGACTTCTAGCGAAAATTTCAATAAAGCTATTTTAAACAGTAAAAATAGAATTGCTCAAAATGCTCAATTCAAATTGATTGAAGATAATGCAAAATGGATTGATGTTAAGAATAAAGAAAACACATACAGCTTGAATATTAAGAGTTTTAAAGAAACTCAAGAACAAGTTGAAAACGAAGGAAAAAAATACAAACCAATTTCTGATTATAAAAACAGCTTAATTTTTAAATCTCTTCCGTACGAAGACGCTGAAACTGCTAATGACGCAGCTTTAAAAGAAAAAAGAGATGCTTGGCATCAAGCTTTATCTAAAGACGTTTATGTTGAAGAAGCTTTAAATGTTTTGGATGATTTGCAAACAAAAGGATTGGTAAAAAATAACGTTGTTTCTCCTAAAATGAAAAAGGATAAACTAGTGAAGTCTTAA
- the surE gene encoding 5'/3'-nucleotidase SurE: MKAEKPLILVTNDDGILAPGIRALISVMETIGEVIVVAPDKPQSAMGHAITINNTLFLDKISKENDPIAEYSCSGTPVDCVKLAVNEILKRKPDLCVSGINHGSNSSINVIYSGTMSAAVEAGIEGIQSIGFSLLDFDWNADFEQIKSFVKRITLETLANKLPPGVVLNVNFPKLKESEIKGIKVCRQAKAYYAQKFDKRQTPFGKDYYWLAGKFVNEDKGEDTDEWALENGYVSVVPVQFDLTAHHSIQQLNTWKLND; the protein is encoded by the coding sequence ATGAAAGCCGAAAAACCTCTAATACTTGTTACCAATGACGACGGTATTTTAGCTCCAGGAATTAGAGCACTAATTAGTGTCATGGAAACAATCGGCGAAGTCATCGTCGTTGCTCCAGACAAACCTCAAAGTGCAATGGGGCATGCAATTACAATCAATAACACTTTATTTTTAGATAAAATTTCGAAAGAAAACGATCCAATCGCAGAATACAGCTGTTCTGGAACTCCTGTCGATTGTGTAAAATTAGCCGTAAACGAAATCTTAAAACGCAAACCAGATTTGTGTGTTTCGGGCATCAATCACGGTTCCAATTCTTCTATAAATGTAATTTATTCGGGAACGATGAGCGCCGCCGTAGAAGCAGGAATTGAAGGCATTCAATCGATCGGTTTTTCGTTATTAGATTTTGATTGGAATGCTGATTTTGAGCAAATTAAATCTTTTGTAAAAAGAATTACGTTAGAAACCTTAGCTAATAAACTTCCGCCTGGAGTAGTTTTAAATGTCAATTTTCCAAAATTGAAAGAATCTGAAATAAAAGGAATTAAAGTTTGCCGTCAAGCGAAAGCCTATTACGCACAGAAATTTGACAAAAGACAAACTCCTTTTGGAAAAGATTATTATTGGCTTGCCGGAAAATTTGTAAACGAAGATAAAGGAGAAGATACGGACGAATGGGCATTAGAAAACGGCTATGTTTCGGTAGTTCCCGTTCAATTTGACTTAACTGCTCACCACTCCATTCAGCAACTTAACACTTGGAAATTAAATGATTAA
- the lpxB gene encoding lipid-A-disaccharide synthase, translating into MKYYIIAGEASGDLHGSNLMKALYIEDPEAEIRFWGGYLMQKVGGTLVKHYRELAFMGFIEVVFNLKTILNNIKICKKDISEFQPDVIIFIDYPGFNMRIAKWAKELGYKTHYYISPQIWAWKENRINAIKQDVDKMFVILPFEKSFYEDKHHFPVDFVGHPLIDAIQNQPAFDEAIFRKENNLGEKPIIAVLPGSRKQEITKMLSVMLSVVDDFQDYEFVIAGAPSQEYEFYQQFLKNKNIAFVSNKTYDLLRSSTAALVTSGTATLETALFKVPEVVCYKGSEVSYQIAKRIITLKYISLVNLIMDQEVVTELIQGECNKKRIKEELQKLLEPEYRKKVLHNYDVLEQKLGGIGASKKTAELIVADLKK; encoded by the coding sequence ATGAAATATTACATAATTGCAGGAGAAGCTTCTGGAGATTTGCACGGTTCGAACTTAATGAAAGCATTATACATTGAAGATCCTGAAGCAGAAATTAGATTTTGGGGCGGCTATTTAATGCAAAAAGTTGGCGGAACTTTAGTTAAACACTATCGTGAATTGGCTTTTATGGGATTTATTGAAGTTGTTTTTAACTTGAAAACCATTTTAAACAATATTAAAATCTGTAAAAAAGACATTTCTGAATTTCAGCCAGATGTAATCATTTTTATTGATTATCCAGGTTTTAATATGCGAATTGCAAAATGGGCTAAAGAATTAGGATACAAAACACATTATTACATTTCTCCACAAATTTGGGCTTGGAAAGAAAATCGCATTAATGCAATCAAACAAGATGTTGATAAGATGTTTGTTATTCTGCCTTTCGAAAAAAGTTTTTACGAAGACAAACATCATTTTCCAGTAGATTTTGTAGGACATCCATTAATTGATGCCATTCAGAATCAGCCTGCTTTTGATGAAGCTATATTTAGAAAAGAAAATAATTTAGGCGAAAAACCAATTATTGCCGTTTTGCCAGGAAGCCGTAAACAGGAAATTACCAAAATGCTAAGCGTAATGCTGAGCGTTGTTGATGATTTTCAGGATTACGAATTTGTAATTGCTGGCGCTCCGAGTCAGGAATACGAATTTTATCAGCAATTTCTAAAAAATAAAAATATCGCATTTGTTTCTAACAAAACCTACGATCTGCTTCGTTCGTCGACTGCCGCCTTGGTAACTTCTGGAACTGCAACTCTTGAAACGGCGCTTTTTAAAGTTCCCGAAGTAGTTTGCTATAAAGGAAGCGAGGTTTCATATCAAATTGCAAAACGCATTATTACCTTAAAATACATTTCTCTTGTCAATTTAATTATGGATCAAGAAGTTGTGACAGAATTAATTCAGGGAGAATGCAATAAAAAACGAATTAAAGAAGAGCTTCAAAAATTATTAGAACCAGAATATCGCAAAAAAGTGCTCCATAATTATGATGTTTTAGAACAAAAACTGGGCGGAATTGGCGCAAGTAAAAAAACTGCAGAATTGATTGTTGCCGATTTAAAAAAATAA